A single region of the Brachypodium distachyon strain Bd21 chromosome 3, Brachypodium_distachyon_v3.0, whole genome shotgun sequence genome encodes:
- the LOC100838710 gene encoding polyubiquitin, with product MKRRATMDGPQEQPAASYKIHVKMLKTVTLDVNCTDTVDQIKSKFSTIEGIDKSMQELFFAGIHLKNHGKVADYNIMPNSSVELYVTDRMQISVDIPSDVPSDGKTIRLNMKKSNKVVDVKAEIEQKEGIPINRQMLIYEGRHLENNHMLSQCGLTNDPALLLLVRPTDNLHVFVNVGDKRFVSLTVKCWHTVAIVKSMIDSLEGLPAWNQILMQPRSGVDVVLKDSKTLQAQGVKNNDILILQQKVQHMRNNQTVQVFIRLWEGKTVTMFLNLSDRVEEVMKKIEEKLLIKEGIYYLCYQGHHLSSFDTLQKHGVKRHSTITIRLRLRDPNPVKPRPGN from the exons ATGAAGCGTCGGGCCACCATGGACGGCCCCCAggagcagccggcggcgagctaCAAG ATCCATGTGAAGATGCTAAAAACAGTCACCCTTGATGTTAACTGCACAGATACAGTTGATCAGATCAAATCTAAATTTAGTACCATCGAGGGGATTGACAAAAGCATGCAAGAACTATTCTTTGCTGGGATTCACTTGAAGAATCATGGCAAGGTTGCTGATTACAATATCATGCCAAACTCTTCTGTGGAGCTTTACGTAACTGACAGGATGCAGATATCTGTCGATATACCCTCCGATGTACCCTCAGATGGGAAAACCATCAGGCTCAATATGAAGAAATCCAACAAAGTTGTTGATGTCAAGGCGGAGATTGAACAGAAGGAGGGAATTCCTATTAATAGACAAATGCTGATTTATGAAGGTCGACATCTTGAGAACAACCATATGTTAAGTCAATGTGGTTTGACGAATGACCCAGCACTTCTTCTTTTGGTTCGCCCGACTGACAATCTTCATGTCTTTGTCAATGTTGGAGATAAAAGATTTGTCAGTCTTACTGTCAAATGCTGGCATACTGTTGCTATTGTCAAGTCGATGATAGACTCTTTGGAGGGATTACCTGCTTGGAATCAGATACTCATGCAACCTCGGTCTGGCGTTGATGTGGTACTTAAAGACAGCAAAACACTGCAGGCTCAGGGCGTCAAAAACAACGATATTCTCATATTGCAGCAGAAGGTTCAGCATATGAGAAACAACCAGACTGTCCAGGTCTTCATCAGGCTATGGGAAGGGAAGACTGTAACAATGTTTCTTAACTTGTCCGACAGAGTAGAAGAAGTAATGAAGAAAATTGAAGAGAAGCTGCTGATTAAGGAAGGCATATACTATCTCTGCTACCAAGGGCATCATCTGTCTAGTTTTGATACTCTTCAGAAGCACGGGGTCAAGAGGCACTCCACGATTACcatccgcctccgccttcggGATCCCAACCCCGTGAAACCAAGGCCTGGGAACTGA
- the LOC112268491 gene encoding uncharacterized protein At1g03900: MASSVEEEEAFEHTLLVVREVSVFKIPPRSTSGGYKCGEWLQTDKIWTGRLRVVSCGDRCEIRLEDPGSGDLFAACFVLPGQRESAVETVLDSSRYFVLRIEDGRGKHAFVGLGFNERNEAFDFNVALSDHEKYVKREQDKEADGEEADEGQIDIHPAVNRRLKEGETIRINVKNKPSTGSGMLSSAGLSGGPTEKPKASMLLAPPPGATGKLRSPLPPPPNDSASARLNSGHNAGTRAPKEPTKKNSDPFSDISAIERSLPSSTELGQTKGTGAGWAAF, from the exons ATGGCGTCGTcggtcgaggaggaggaggcgttcGAGCACACGCTACTGGTGGTGCGGGAGGTGTCGGTGTTCAAGATCCCGCCGCGCTCCACCAGCGGCGGCTACAAGTGCGGCGAGTGGCTGCAGACGGACAAGATCTGGACGGGCCGCCTCCGCGTGGTGTCGTGCGGCGACCGCTGCGAGATCCGGCTGGAGGACCCGGGCTCCGGGGACCTCTTCGCCGCCTGCTTCGTGCTGCCCGGTCAGAGGGAGAGCGCCGTCGAGACCGTGCTCGACTCGTCACGCTACTTCGTGCTCCGCATCGAGGACGGCAGGGGGAAGCACGCCTTCGTCGGCCTGGGCTTCAACGAGCGCAATGAGGCCTTCGACTTCAACGTCGCGCTGTCGGATCACGAGAAGTATGTCAAGAGGGAGCAAGATAAGGAGGCTGACGGCGAGGAAGCTGACGAAGGCCAGATTGATATCCACCCTGCCGTCAATCGCCGGCTCAAG GAAGGCGAAACAATAAGGATAAATGTAAAAAACAAGCCATCTACTGGAAGTGGCATGCTTTCATCTGCTGGTTTATCTGGTGGGCCCACTGAAAAACCTAAGGCAAGCATGCTCCTTGCACCACCACCAGGTGCAACTGGGAAGCTTCGATCTCctcttccacctccacctAACGACTCAGCATCTGCAAGATTGAATTCTGGACATAATGCTGGAACCAGGGCCCCGAAAGAACCTACCAAGAAAAACAGCGACCCTTTTTCAGATATTTCTGCTATAGAG CGAAGCCTACCTTCATCGACTGAATTGGGACAAACAAAAGGCACAGGTGCTGGATGGGCAGCATTTTGA